TGAATAAAACTTGCGCCTATATGGTCTGAACGCGTCGATTAGCGTCTACTGGGTACCGAGTACCGATCCGGTTGTCTGGACAATATGATCAGAGTCTTTAGAGTCTAGACGTCATGACGCCATGCTGTCATGCTGTTCTACTGCTTGATGCTGCACCGAAAACGTACCTGGAATTGGTTGAGGTACTGCTTCACAGTGCACACGTCTTAGTGTACCTAtagattcaataatataattattatgactacgAGATTCAAACACCTATggttaatatacctatagcgtaaagccgggttcacactacaccatgtcgtgtataaaataatcaaagttACAACAGTTACCAAACCGCGATACCACATAggtagttgaatatattcaacttttgaccGTATTGTTACATTTATGTGCGGAAAATTGATTATCATCAGGtgcaatattcatattattagtattgcatattagtataaacataaaaacactaAACAACACGTCACGGTgtacctatcggctatcacAAAGGAGTTGTAAGTTGATTAtagataagttataacttataacttataagtataactaAAAAGGAAAACTGATACTCCCCACCTGATAAAATTAATGGACTTAcctatatcaaaacaatttgttttgtattatttgagAGGGTGAAGCCTTTGTTAATTTGAAAACTGTTTCTGAAGAGACATTTGACGGTTTTTGGTGTCTCTCTAACTTCATTCATGATCCATTCAGTGTTGATTAATGTTTCTTCAaacaaatgattattatttattaaaaactttctGGTAGAAATGTATATGGTAAATGTTATTTTGCAACTGGATTTTCAGATGCGACGTGTCGACGTTGGAAAAAGTCAGAAAGCTTGGCGAGAAGGTCAAGAGCGAAGTTGGCACTGTTACCATTCTGGTCAACAACGCAGGGATAATGCCATGTAAACCTCTCGAGGCTCACGACGAAAtcaccataaaaaaaatattcgatatcAACGTGTTTGCTTATTTCTGGGTAAGTACCCGCTCGTCGGATTGTCTAAACATAAAACATGCACAAatctaaaactaaataataaaaaatatggacGTTGTACCTATATTCCTTTACTGGATAGACATTATCTCTTCGccgactaaaataattaataatgcatCTAAATCacgtttatttacataataatgtataataattataatattataatacattatctaGTACATGAAATTataacaacctaacctaacataacatAACcaacttgtattattataattataattataaccatcaaaatgttatttttaaattcaaccaaattaatatactatttcaaaaaataattaaaaacaatatcgcAGCACACAATACCGAATACACAAGTATCACAAAAACAAAGCATTTGTGTATATATGTAAGAAACTttgtatgtgtatttattaaaGCTGTTCAGTtgttggaatatattatatgtaggtatataggtagttataaatattattaatgttatattaatattattatcaaattatttatattttaacttaccgGCTTtgcataatgtaataaataattaaataaacacataatattatgatcaatgaAAGTCAATAACTAAAAATGTGCtgctaatttatattatagtttataaaatataataacaggcAACAGTTACCTATTTAACCACTGTCTTAAGATTTGAGCCAAAGCTCCCTACTCAAATAAAAAACTGTCAAAAATCTGTAATTTTTAGGTACCACGGCCTGTTAAAATAGGTTTGTTGATAACAATTTGTTAGTTGGTGTTCtaagttatacctatattagtataatggtataaatatgttttccgTTAAATAAGTCGAATCGATATCAATGACACCGGTACATGTAATATATAAGCTTATATCCAGTGCCGCAACttggtatattatatcgatggGTGTTCAAGCAAATATCATGGGACCCATGTACCAACAAGCCAAAATAAcactgtatagtattattaaaggtattattatttattacataaaatgtgagcgccgggcggtaaagtgggctGAATCCCCACAactgtttattttgtttgttggcACTTTCAAAATGCATAAAACATAAGCCAtctcattaaaacaaaattaaaaaggtgggcaagtagataccgctctgctgtacctaCATTAGGTTGGGTCACCGCAATTGCAATTCAAtgattaaaatcattgtatatgaaaaaatgattttcagCGATGACTCGGGTCTGTAAGCTTAcattactatgtatattttatgatattattgctattaaagtacctataaagtaattattttactattaataggtaatacagagtttgaattatttttttttttaaatcattgccctaaaaatgtcattgtgtgtataaaatataattacatatttcaaaagtttcaagtaggtacatataaataatatttttaaattacaacaaaacaactgaaactgttattctttgtttaaatatctaattttgtccataaattatataataataataataatatttatttagcaaacaaacaagataaaacaatatattcaaacaaattatagtagGTTTGCAAGCTCATCCAATAAGCATAGATATGCTTGTAGACGGATGAGCTAGGTTCatgttatgtgtattataaaagtatacaaataaaataaaaaagaaagaaaaaagttCAACATTAAGAGTAGttacttaaaattatcattgaaCTAAAAAGTGGATATTTACAACCAagataaaatagtgttaatatgtttcttatacttattaaaattatcaaaattagttaaattaatattatatttacgaagCAACCGAATCCTTTAATCATTGGACTTTGTGTtccaaaattagtattatttcgtGGACAcgaattaaattacaattgatTTTTGTTCTAGTATTATAACAATGCAAAGGCTGAAATGGacctatatttactttaaatatatacaataaaatcgcCCGTTCataaacttgaaaaatgaaatcaaaatgtctataaataacaaaactgtgtttgaatattttttatttttttggccaCAGTATGAAATACTtctaagaaattttattttttatttccaatacttagctataaaaattgtacattttttttaactataaaataatttgaaaatgttagtgacttcaataaatgttgtcaacatttgaactttaaatgcttataaaaaatcgtgagacaatttaaaatgtcaataattaataactctaaaccacctaaaatattttaataattttatcatgtttagaaaatattaatataaaatatatttagagaAAATATCAAGGATTTATACGTTATTCGTTTTTTGATTACAAAAtactaatgcatattatacctacgtataaaacTGATTTGTtgataatgatttaatttttttttctatgggtcattttgatatatatatgtatatatataatattaatgtttttatttctaaaatgagttattcaattttgttttacatGTAGATGCTCGATACATTTTTTCCCGAAATGAAAGCGATGAACAAAGGACATTTAGTCGTCTTATCGTCAATGGCTGGTATAATTGGCTTGAAAAACTTAGTGCCTTACTGTGCGTCCAAATTCGCAGTGAGAGGTTAGTGGTTTTCAGCTTGCAAtaaacagttaataataatatgtggttatCA
This genomic window from Metopolophium dirhodum isolate CAU chromosome 1, ASM1992520v1, whole genome shotgun sequence contains:
- the LOC132938245 gene encoding short-chain dehydrogenase/reductase family 16C member 6-like — encoded protein: MHKRIMKKWSSVFAELLLLLVKSVYYIGESIYYMFVPLLEKSLVDDIVLITGTGHGIGKCLAMQFADLCAKMVCVDINAQSNAETTKEINSKWKGKAIAYTCDVSTLEKVRKLGEKVKSEVGTVTILVNNAGIMPCKPLEAHDEITIKKIFDINVFAYFWMLDTFFPEMKAMNKGHLVVLSSMAGIIGLKNLVPYCASKFAVRG